The proteins below are encoded in one region of Coffea arabica cultivar ET-39 chromosome 4c, Coffea Arabica ET-39 HiFi, whole genome shotgun sequence:
- the LOC113739305 gene encoding uncharacterized protein, producing MEDVIVEALLSNEREAQILAARELGKLATKLRQKLAERGIISRLVTMLRKQVCEATEAALCSALNKIRIANSGAIPVLLEIIHCQKESLIELAAAALLVLSSCSANKLAIAASGAVRILVGSLNFQLAEERGFQNLSVQAKLDIISIFHNLSTHPSIVLGWGRKRWLGKLRTMEVVEEKEGVVATVVVVAVEVEVEAVEVVVEVEREVVEGGK from the exons ATGGAAGATGTGATAGTGGAAGCCCTTCTATCTAATGAACGGGAAGCTCAGATTTTAGCTGCCAGAGAACTTGGTAAACTTGCAACCAAACTAAGACAGAAGTTAGCGGAAAGAGGGATCATTTCTCGGCTCGTTACGATGCTTCGTAAGCAAGTTTGTGAAGCCACTGAAGCGGCACTCTGCTCTGCTTT AAACAAGATCCGAATTGCAAATTCTGGTGCCATACCAGTATTGTTGGAGATCATTCACTGCCAAAAAGAGTCATTGATTGAGCTTGCAGCAGCAGCCCTCTTGGTTCTTTCTTCTTGCTCCGCTAACAAGTTAGCAATCGCAGCATCTGGGGCTGTCCGAATCCTGGTTGGATCTCTGAATTTCCAATTGGCAGAAGAACGCGGTTTCCAGAATCTAAGCGTGCAGGCTAAGCTCGATATCATATCCATATTTCACAATCTCTCCACCCACCCATCTATTGTTTTGGGGTGGGGGAGGAAGCGGTGGTTGGGGAA GTTGCGCACTATGGAGGTAGTGGAGGAGAAGGAGGGGGTGGTGGCAACGGTGGTGGTGGTGGCagtggaggtggaggtggaggcGGTGGAAGTGGTAGTGGAGGTGGAGAGAGAGGTGGTGGAAGGaggaaaatga
- the LOC113740167 gene encoding glutathione S-transferase U9-like, which yields MGSGENKVVLHGMWASPYVKRVELALKIKGIPFEYVEENLRNKSPQLLKYNPVQKKVPVLVHNGKPVCESLVILEYLDEVWSTGPQLLPKEPYQRANFRFWAAYIQQLLESIFKLFNADKEAHEKPLQEVHEKLRNLEDGVKEFYFPEGSPNHISAENLGILDVMLVSVLGPFRAKEEAFSVKILDPGKNPLIFSWIQALIELPLVKEVVPPHDKMVGVLQFLKQSGFKF from the exons ATGGGATCAGGGGAAAACAAAGTAGTTCTGCATGGAATGTGGGCAAGCCCTTATGTGAAGAGAGTAGAATTGGCTCTGAAAATCAAAGGCATACCCTTTGAGTATGTGGAAGAAAATTTGAGGAACAAAAGTCCACAGCTCCTCAAATACAATCCAGTGCAAAAAAAGGTCCCCGTTCTTGTCCATAATGGAAAGCCAGTATGTGAATCACTCGTTATTCTTGAATATCTTGATGAAGTCTGGTCAACTGGACCTCAACTCCTGCCTAAGGAGCCATATCAAAGAGCCAATTTTCGTTTTTGGGCCGCATACATCCAACAG TTGCTAGAGAGCATATTCAAACTCTTCAACGCTGACAAGGAAGCACATGAGAAACCCCTTCAAGAAGTGCACGAGAAGTTGAGGAATTTGGAAGATGGTGTCAAGGAATTCTACTTTCCTGAAGGAAGTCCTAATCATATCTCTGCTGAAAACTTGGGGATCCTAGATGTTATGCTGGTTTCAGTCCTAGGTCCCTTCAGGGCAAAAGAAGAGGCCTTTAGTGTGAAGATTTTAGATCCTGGCAAGAATCCACTTATTTTCTCATGGATTCAAGCTCTTATTGAGCTACCTCTGGTCAAGGAAGTCGTCCCTCCACATGACAAGATGGTTGGGGTTCTTCAGTTTCTAAAACAAAGTGGCTTCAAATTCTAA